In Halopseudomonas xinjiangensis, a single genomic region encodes these proteins:
- the rloA3 gene encoding retropepsin-like aspartic peptidase RloA3, translating into MLSFYKLCSVAALCAAVSFQSSVAYAEREVSGEMASSITTSDELAGRVVVGWIEKGRVLPERAAVKIKVDSGALTSSMHAVNIEKFKRKGKEWVRYDVPVRDADTEEMVTMKFERPVYRRVLIRGAGGKERRPVVQMSICLGDKVYEEQFTLRDRGDMTYPVLIGRRTIEHIGLIDVSQTFMLPLNCPKAAEDDERTKQKRMKDDEKLVDDSHMDDPEESEDDNDD; encoded by the coding sequence ATGTTGTCGTTTTACAAACTGTGTTCTGTCGCCGCGCTATGTGCCGCTGTCAGTTTTCAGAGCTCCGTCGCCTACGCTGAGCGAGAAGTCAGCGGTGAGATGGCTTCCTCGATCACCACCTCAGACGAGCTCGCCGGTCGCGTGGTGGTTGGCTGGATCGAAAAGGGCCGGGTGCTGCCCGAGCGTGCTGCGGTGAAGATCAAGGTGGATTCCGGCGCACTGACCTCATCCATGCACGCGGTGAACATCGAGAAATTCAAGCGCAAGGGCAAAGAGTGGGTGCGCTATGACGTACCGGTGCGTGACGCCGACACCGAGGAGATGGTGACCATGAAGTTCGAGCGTCCGGTCTATCGCCGTGTGCTGATCCGTGGTGCCGGTGGCAAGGAGCGCCGCCCGGTGGTGCAAATGTCGATCTGCCTGGGCGACAAGGTGTATGAAGAGCAATTTACGTTACGTGATCGTGGCGACATGACCTATCCGGTGCTGATCGGCCGTCGCACCATCGAACACATCGGTCTGATCGATGTGTCGCAGACGTTCATGCTGCCGCTGAATTGCCCGAAGGCTGCAGAAGATGACGAGCGCACCAAGCAGAAGCGGATGAAGGACGACGAGAAGCTGGTCGACGACAGCCATATGGACGATCCGGAAGAATCCGAAGACGACAACGACGACTGA
- a CDS encoding substrate-binding periplasmic protein, with product MSFCARILLLWSLATLALANPATVRVGGYVFPPFVEVSSEGEWTGVTLDLIDRLNAMQSEYHFEFVPTAAARRYRELETGHFDMLFFENPAWGWQGQDTQSIDGVVLSRALFIALAEDSRTQDYFDDRQGKRIALFSGYHYAFAGFIADPNHLRDVHNAVLTLSQESNIQMVLRGRVDMAVVTESFLEAYLSRHPHYRSRLLIAEEADQYYQHFLLMRSGAEPGLAQMKAYVDQLQDSGALGLILEHNGINQTQP from the coding sequence ATGTCCTTTTGCGCACGAATTCTATTGCTGTGGAGCCTTGCGACGCTTGCCTTGGCTAACCCGGCTACCGTGCGGGTAGGCGGTTATGTCTTTCCGCCTTTCGTCGAGGTGAGTTCCGAAGGCGAGTGGACCGGCGTAACGCTCGATCTCATCGATCGGCTCAATGCCATGCAGTCCGAGTACCACTTCGAGTTCGTGCCTACGGCTGCTGCACGACGCTACCGCGAATTGGAAACGGGCCACTTCGACATGCTGTTTTTCGAAAACCCGGCGTGGGGTTGGCAAGGGCAGGACACTCAAAGCATCGACGGCGTCGTGCTGAGCCGGGCATTGTTCATCGCGCTGGCCGAGGATAGCCGCACCCAGGACTATTTCGACGATCGGCAAGGCAAGCGCATCGCGCTGTTCAGCGGATACCACTACGCCTTCGCTGGCTTCATCGCGGACCCCAATCATCTGCGCGATGTACACAATGCGGTACTGACGCTTTCGCAGGAAAGCAACATCCAGATGGTCCTGCGCGGACGGGTGGACATGGCGGTAGTCACCGAATCCTTTCTCGAAGCCTATCTCTCCAGGCACCCGCATTACCGAAGCCGGCTGCTGATCGCCGAGGAGGCCGATCAGTACTACCAGCACTTTCTGTTGATGCGCAGTGGGGCAGAGCCGGGGCTGGCGCAAATGAAGGCATACGTCGACCAACTGCAGGATTCCGGGGCGCTGGGTCTGATCCTCGAGCACAACGGAATCAATCAGACACAGCCCTGA
- a CDS encoding pirin family protein, with amino-acid sequence MIETFRSHQRGRSAFSWLRSQHSFSFGDYHDSRRMGFSALRVINDDEVAAGAGFDTHRHRNMEIISYVLSGEIRHRDSEGNVERLPAGEFQLMSAGSGISHSEYNGSSADPLRFLQVWIEPNVRDEQPGYQQKDFGLEPGLTLVASPDGSDSSLTIRQDARLYQLLLGPGDSAPLSLDAGRKLYVHVVDGPLEAANEVLKAGDGLQASEVEAMVFRAQDASVRALVFDLP; translated from the coding sequence ATGATCGAAACATTTCGCAGTCATCAACGGGGCCGGTCGGCGTTCAGCTGGCTGCGCAGCCAGCACAGTTTTTCCTTCGGGGATTATCACGATTCCCGGCGTATGGGTTTCTCGGCACTGCGGGTGATCAACGACGATGAAGTCGCGGCAGGTGCCGGTTTTGACACCCATCGTCACCGCAACATGGAAATCATCAGTTACGTGCTGTCCGGGGAAATCCGACACCGAGACAGTGAGGGGAACGTGGAAAGGCTGCCAGCGGGCGAATTTCAGCTCATGTCGGCCGGCAGCGGGATATCACATAGTGAATACAACGGTTCGTCCGCCGACCCGCTGCGATTTTTGCAGGTATGGATCGAGCCGAATGTGCGAGATGAGCAGCCTGGCTATCAACAAAAGGACTTCGGTCTGGAGCCGGGTCTGACCCTCGTAGCGAGCCCGGACGGCTCTGATTCCAGCCTGACCATTCGCCAGGATGCGCGTCTGTATCAGTTGTTGCTCGGCCCCGGCGACAGCGCCCCGTTGTCCCTGGATGCGGGCCGCAAGCTATACGTGCACGTGGTGGATGGCCCGCTGGAGGCGGCCAACGAGGTCCTCAAAGCGGGAGATGGGCTGCAGGCATCGGAGGTCGAGGCGATGGTATTCCGGGCTCAGGACGCGTCCGTCAGGGCGCTGGTATTCGACCTGCCCTGA
- a CDS encoding TetR/AcrR family transcriptional regulator: MSADERREREKQERRVSILDAAEQVFFTKGYDKCSMDEIARTAQLSRALLYVYFKDKSAMMRGIMLRAVECLRDRFARAISEAELGLDQVGKFGQAYYDFSREESHYFDVLTQINTFPHLSEDDEHSEALRCCAEDVMGLMVEALQRGVADGSLSRDRVRDPMMTAFYLRGALHGVIMETRQADQKATQLPDAAELICYTIDALGQSLRP, from the coding sequence ATGAGCGCCGATGAACGCCGCGAGCGGGAAAAACAGGAACGTCGAGTCAGCATTCTCGATGCAGCCGAACAGGTGTTCTTCACCAAGGGCTACGACAAGTGCTCGATGGACGAAATCGCTCGCACCGCGCAACTGAGCCGAGCCCTGCTCTACGTCTATTTCAAGGATAAGTCGGCGATGATGCGCGGTATCATGCTGCGCGCTGTGGAGTGCCTTCGCGATCGCTTCGCCCGGGCAATCAGTGAGGCCGAACTGGGGCTCGACCAGGTCGGCAAATTCGGCCAGGCCTACTACGATTTCAGCCGTGAAGAGTCGCACTATTTCGACGTGCTGACACAGATCAACACCTTTCCTCATCTGAGCGAAGACGACGAACACAGCGAGGCGCTGCGGTGCTGCGCCGAAGACGTGATGGGCCTTATGGTCGAAGCGCTTCAGCGTGGCGTGGCAGACGGCAGCCTCAGCCGCGACCGGGTGCGCGATCCGATGATGACGGCATTCTATCTGCGCGGCGCATTGCACGGCGTGATCATGGAAACCCGGCAGGCAGACCAGAAAGCAACGCAGCTACCCGACGCCGCTGAACTTATCTGCTATACCATCGACGCACTGGGGCAATCGCTCCGCCCTTGA
- a CDS encoding methyl-accepting chemotaxis protein, with protein sequence MKLLRSINIRQRIWLILIVALVGMLALEAVSLTHLRSEIRNAEVTKATHLVEVAHDLLAHYHGLQQRGELSEAEAKTQALAALRVLRYGGNEYFWINDMNNIMIMHPFAPQTEGTDLSTMNNQHGVSVIKEMVALARKEGTASFEYSWAKPGQTPGEDPGSRKLAAFKHFTPWGYMIGTGIFLDDMRAKVVQQAVQSSAIVLGLIAIMVIILYIIGSSISQPLNRIVEAMRNVASGEGDLTRKLDDDAHDELSLIARHFNQFTGNLRSLVQQLGDSARQLISASQQLDGISNNSLRDMTRQSERMELMATAINEITYGVQDVAQNANAAAQEVENANEGANNGRVQVTRTIEQIGHLSTSVKTAVAHMETLSTDANEITTVLDVIRNIAEQTNLLALNAAIEAARAGEMGRGFAVVADEVRNLAQRTQKSTEEIHNMITKLQNNTQTVVTVINESSRYSELSVQQANAAGEALDLIAQSMQQMVELNASIASATTQQSTVVEDVNRNVTEAAELARETTDGAQQTAQASQHLAQLGQQIDNLVSRFRT encoded by the coding sequence ATGAAGCTGTTGCGCAGCATCAACATACGTCAGCGAATCTGGTTGATTCTGATCGTGGCGCTGGTCGGCATGCTGGCCCTGGAAGCGGTGTCTCTGACACACCTGCGCTCGGAAATCCGTAATGCCGAAGTCACCAAAGCGACGCATCTGGTGGAGGTTGCGCATGATCTGCTTGCCCATTACCACGGCCTGCAGCAGCGCGGCGAGCTGAGCGAGGCCGAGGCCAAGACCCAGGCCCTGGCTGCGTTGCGCGTTTTACGATACGGCGGCAATGAGTATTTCTGGATCAATGACATGAACAACATCATGATCATGCATCCTTTCGCGCCCCAGACCGAGGGCACCGACCTGTCCACCATGAACAATCAGCATGGTGTCTCGGTCATCAAGGAAATGGTCGCCCTGGCGCGCAAGGAAGGCACGGCCAGCTTCGAATACAGCTGGGCCAAACCGGGCCAGACACCTGGCGAAGATCCCGGCTCACGCAAGCTTGCCGCGTTCAAGCATTTCACCCCGTGGGGCTACATGATCGGGACCGGTATCTTCCTCGACGACATGCGCGCTAAGGTGGTCCAGCAGGCCGTGCAATCGTCGGCCATCGTGCTAGGCCTGATCGCCATCATGGTCATCATCCTGTACATCATCGGCAGCAGCATTTCGCAACCGCTCAACCGGATTGTCGAGGCCATGCGCAACGTCGCCAGCGGCGAAGGCGATCTCACGCGCAAGCTGGACGACGACGCCCACGACGAATTGTCACTGATCGCCCGACACTTCAATCAGTTCACCGGCAACCTGCGCAGCCTGGTGCAACAACTGGGGGACAGCGCGCGGCAGCTGATCAGCGCCAGCCAGCAGCTCGATGGCATCAGCAACAACAGCCTGCGTGACATGACTCGCCAATCCGAGCGCATGGAGCTGATGGCCACTGCGATCAACGAGATCACCTACGGCGTGCAGGATGTTGCGCAAAATGCCAACGCAGCTGCGCAGGAAGTCGAGAATGCCAACGAGGGCGCAAACAATGGCCGGGTGCAGGTTACACGCACCATCGAGCAGATCGGTCACCTGTCGACCAGCGTCAAGACTGCCGTTGCGCATATGGAGACGCTATCCACCGATGCGAACGAGATCACCACTGTCCTGGACGTGATTCGCAACATCGCCGAACAGACCAACTTGCTCGCCCTCAACGCCGCTATCGAGGCCGCGCGAGCCGGCGAGATGGGCCGTGGCTTTGCCGTGGTCGCCGACGAAGTGCGCAACCTTGCCCAGCGCACCCAAAAGTCCACCGAAGAGATTCACAACATGATCACCAAGCTGCAGAACAACACGCAGACGGTGGTGACCGTGATCAACGAAAGCAGCCGTTATTCGGAGCTGAGCGTTCAACAAGCCAACGCAGCCGGGGAAGCGCTGGACCTCATCGCACAATCGATGCAGCAAATGGTGGAATTGAACGCATCGATCGCCAGCGCCACCACCCAGCAGTCCACCGTGGTGGAAGACGTCAACCGCAACGTGACCGAAGCAGCCGAGCTGGCTCGCGAGACCACCGACGGCGCGCAGCAAACTGCCCAGGCTAGCCAGCACCTGGCGCAGCTAGGCCAGCAGATCGACAATCTGGTCAGCCGTTTCCGTACCTGA
- a CDS encoding DUF2058 domain-containing protein — MVNSLQAQLLKAGLVDEKKLKQAQRAKKKQAKNEPEKVHNPAEAVEKARAEKAERDRQLNQQRREETAKKEREAQAKQLIDQGKVDRAGGETPYQFVMKNKVKKMHVTAEQFDKLSRGKLAIVRLSGNFELIPLDVAEKVMERAPHWPVVIAKVQADTPADDDPYAAFKVPDDLMW, encoded by the coding sequence ATGGTCAACTCCCTACAAGCCCAGTTGCTCAAGGCCGGACTGGTCGACGAGAAGAAGCTCAAGCAGGCCCAACGGGCCAAGAAGAAGCAGGCCAAGAACGAGCCCGAGAAAGTTCACAACCCCGCCGAGGCAGTAGAAAAGGCTCGCGCCGAAAAGGCAGAGCGGGACCGGCAGTTAAACCAGCAACGCCGGGAAGAAACCGCAAAGAAGGAACGCGAAGCGCAGGCAAAGCAGTTGATCGACCAGGGCAAGGTGGACCGCGCAGGCGGCGAGACGCCGTATCAGTTCGTGATGAAGAACAAGGTCAAGAAAATGCACGTGACGGCGGAGCAGTTCGACAAGCTGAGCCGTGGCAAGCTGGCAATCGTTCGCCTGTCCGGCAACTTCGAACTGATTCCCTTGGACGTGGCGGAAAAGGTGATGGAACGGGCACCGCACTGGCCGGTGGTGATCGCCAAGGTACAAGCTGATACACCTGCCGACGATGATCCGTACGCGGCATTCAAGGTTCCCGACGATCTGATGTGGTAA
- the wrbA gene encoding NAD(P)H:quinone oxidoreductase, protein MAKILVLYHSMYGHVEILANAVVEGARRVSGTEVSVKRVPETMPEDAFKAAGGKTDQAAPIASPAELADYDAIIVGTPTRFGNMSGQMRTFFDQTGGLWAKGALRGKVASAFTSTGTGGGEEMTITSTWTTLAHHGMVIVPIGYGVPEMFDISKVRGGTPYGAGTVAGGDNSRQPSEDELTVARHQGEFVAQITSKLASN, encoded by the coding sequence ATGGCTAAGATTCTTGTGTTGTATCACTCGATGTACGGGCACGTGGAGATTCTGGCGAACGCCGTCGTCGAGGGTGCCCGCCGGGTTTCGGGGACCGAGGTCAGCGTGAAACGCGTACCGGAGACCATGCCTGAAGATGCGTTCAAGGCTGCCGGCGGCAAGACCGACCAGGCCGCGCCTATTGCCTCCCCCGCGGAGCTCGCCGACTATGACGCCATCATCGTCGGCACACCTACCCGGTTCGGCAACATGAGCGGACAGATGCGAACCTTCTTCGATCAGACCGGCGGACTCTGGGCCAAGGGTGCGCTGCGCGGCAAGGTGGCCAGTGCGTTCACCTCGACCGGCACCGGCGGCGGTGAGGAAATGACCATCACCTCGACCTGGACCACACTTGCCCATCATGGGATGGTCATTGTGCCGATCGGGTACGGCGTACCGGAGATGTTCGACATATCGAAGGTGCGTGGCGGCACGCCTTACGGCGCGGGCACCGTCGCTGGAGGAGACAACTCGCGACAGCCGAGCGAAGACGAACTGACCGTGGCGCGGCACCAGGGCGAATTTGTCGCCCAGATCACCAGCAAGCTCGCGTCCAACTGA
- a CDS encoding NirD/YgiW/YdeI family stress tolerance protein: protein MMKKQTFALGLLTSALVAAPAMAQSPKQQPDDSWVSISGTVVDSENDEFTLDYGHGQISVETDDWEWYGNELPLLPGDVVTVYGQVEKHLFVDASIEADSIYVESLGTYFHPSPAADVTTFTVMDVTPVTPVVVGNLVFTGTVENVKDREFTINTGDLQLTVDTSDMENNPLDDQGRLKVEKGDTVSVLGDLGTGVIGDRKLQADSIVILEERNQQNQQNQNNQQQQKQSG, encoded by the coding sequence ATGATGAAGAAACAGACATTCGCCCTTGGGTTGCTCACCTCGGCTTTGGTTGCCGCTCCCGCAATGGCGCAATCGCCCAAGCAGCAGCCGGACGACTCCTGGGTTTCAATCAGCGGTACGGTTGTTGACTCGGAAAACGATGAGTTCACGCTTGACTATGGCCACGGGCAAATCAGCGTCGAGACCGATGACTGGGAATGGTATGGCAACGAGCTGCCACTCCTGCCAGGCGATGTGGTAACCGTGTATGGCCAGGTCGAGAAACACTTGTTCGTGGACGCGTCCATCGAGGCTGACAGCATCTATGTGGAAAGCCTCGGCACCTACTTCCATCCTTCACCAGCTGCTGACGTGACAACCTTCACTGTCATGGATGTGACGCCGGTAACGCCTGTTGTCGTCGGGAACCTGGTATTCACCGGCACCGTGGAAAACGTCAAGGATCGGGAGTTCACCATCAACACCGGCGACCTCCAGCTCACCGTAGACACCAGCGACATGGAGAACAATCCTCTCGACGACCAGGGCCGCCTGAAAGTAGAGAAGGGAGACACCGTCTCCGTGCTGGGCGACCTGGGCACCGGTGTGATCGGCGATCGTAAGCTGCAGGCCGATAGCATCGTCATCCTCGAAGAACGCAACCAGCAGAATCAGCAAAACCAGAATAATCAGCAGCAACAGAAACAGAGCGGCTGA
- a CDS encoding DUF2897 family protein gives MPLIGWFFLLGAVGMIIGSLLVLRDTANKQPIDPEKMKRIKERQAELEAQEKNRD, from the coding sequence ATGCCCTTGATTGGCTGGTTTTTCCTGCTTGGGGCTGTCGGCATGATTATCGGCAGCCTGCTCGTGCTTCGCGACACGGCGAACAAGCAGCCTATCGATCCGGAAAAGATGAAGCGCATCAAGGAGCGTCAGGCCGAGCTCGAAGCGCAGGAAAAGAACCGGGATTAG
- a CDS encoding efflux RND transporter periplasmic adaptor subunit produces the protein MLIPSCVPRFTLLIAFATFGVATLAGCGGDSNADAAEMTPVGAVPVRVAEVSRAEIGEPLRFAGVVRARQRAGLTFQVGGVLKERPVQLGQRVEAGQLLATLYNPELLPARDAAKARLAELQAQTAQAERDLQRSEQLFERGVVSTQQREQQRSRLEALQAGMASARASLRQTQQLQRETELRAPFAGSIEALEVEPGEFVSPGQMVMRLAAFDRHEVEVSVPARLLAGLETGQTLPVWNSLTGAESAGRIIDIGLGSSAGGSLYPLVVGLDGDVARSGDGVEVGLKASRLAQTSVPVSAIMRSPTGLAVFRVEQDRARRIAVEVSSLQGERAVLRGEALQVGDRVVYAGLTRLAEGDAVELLP, from the coding sequence ATGTTGATCCCCTCGTGTGTTCCCCGGTTCACCCTTCTTATCGCGTTCGCCACCTTCGGTGTCGCGACCCTGGCTGGCTGTGGCGGAGACAGCAACGCCGATGCTGCCGAGATGACTCCAGTTGGTGCCGTGCCGGTACGGGTCGCCGAGGTCAGCCGCGCAGAAATCGGTGAGCCTTTGCGTTTCGCCGGGGTGGTTCGCGCTCGCCAGCGCGCCGGCCTGACCTTCCAGGTTGGAGGGGTGCTGAAGGAGCGGCCGGTACAGCTCGGGCAGCGAGTCGAGGCGGGTCAGCTGCTGGCCACACTTTACAACCCCGAACTGCTTCCGGCCCGGGATGCGGCCAAAGCAAGACTGGCCGAGCTACAGGCGCAGACAGCCCAGGCCGAACGCGATCTGCAGCGCTCCGAGCAGTTGTTCGAGCGTGGCGTGGTGTCCACTCAGCAGCGGGAGCAGCAACGGTCCCGTCTGGAAGCCTTGCAGGCGGGAATGGCGAGCGCGCGGGCGTCGTTGCGCCAGACTCAGCAGCTGCAGCGTGAGACCGAACTGCGTGCACCTTTCGCTGGCAGCATCGAAGCGCTCGAGGTGGAACCAGGCGAATTCGTTTCGCCTGGTCAGATGGTCATGCGTCTGGCCGCGTTTGATCGCCACGAGGTCGAAGTGAGTGTACCGGCACGGTTGCTAGCCGGCCTGGAAACCGGGCAGACGCTACCCGTCTGGAACAGCCTGACTGGTGCAGAAAGTGCTGGGCGCATCATCGATATAGGTCTTGGCTCGTCGGCGGGCGGGTCCCTGTACCCCCTGGTGGTTGGATTGGATGGTGACGTGGCTCGTTCCGGCGACGGAGTAGAGGTCGGGCTAAAGGCTTCCCGGCTTGCCCAGACCAGCGTACCGGTCTCGGCCATCATGCGCTCGCCCACTGGGCTGGCGGTGTTTCGCGTTGAACAGGACCGTGCCCGGCGGATAGCGGTGGAAGTCAGCTCGCTGCAAGGCGAGCGGGCAGTGCTGCGCGGGGAGGCGCTGCAGGTAGGCGACAGGGTGGTTTACGCCGGGCTGACGCGGCTGGCAGAGGGTGATGCAGTGGAGCTTCTGCCGTGA
- the dusA gene encoding tRNA dihydrouridine(20/20a) synthase DusA has translation MQAKRSADPIITRPGPSRRFCVAPMMDWTDRHYRYFARLVSRHALLYTEMVTSGAVLKGDRERLLGFDVAEHPLALQLGGSNASELAQCATIAEEYGYAEVNLNVGCPSDRVQNNLIGACLMAHPHLVAEAVAAMRDACSLPVTVKHRIGINGRDSYEQLGDFVETVHKAGCETFIVHARIAILEGLSPKENREIPPLRYEVVHQLKRDFPQLEIIINGGLVDIETIRTELELVDGTMVGREAYHNPYLLADVDRLLFGDDAPVLSRLDVLRAMRPYIARHLASGGQMHHVTRHMLGLFQGLPGARHFRRQLSSEIHRRQDPLGLFDELISEMSARLEQRDCPA, from the coding sequence ATGCAAGCGAAACGTTCGGCAGATCCCATCATCACGCGCCCCGGCCCGTCCCGGCGGTTCTGCGTGGCGCCAATGATGGACTGGACGGACCGGCACTATCGCTATTTCGCGCGTCTTGTCAGTCGTCACGCCCTGCTCTATACCGAGATGGTCACCAGCGGGGCAGTACTGAAAGGTGATCGCGAACGACTTCTCGGTTTCGACGTTGCTGAACACCCCCTGGCGCTTCAGCTCGGCGGCAGCAATGCCAGCGAGTTGGCGCAGTGCGCAACCATTGCCGAGGAGTACGGATACGCTGAGGTGAATCTGAACGTCGGCTGCCCAAGCGATCGCGTCCAGAACAACCTGATCGGTGCCTGCCTGATGGCACATCCGCACCTCGTCGCAGAGGCCGTCGCCGCCATGAGAGATGCGTGTTCGCTGCCCGTCACCGTCAAGCACCGCATCGGCATCAACGGTCGGGACAGCTATGAGCAGTTGGGTGATTTCGTCGAAACCGTCCACAAGGCAGGCTGTGAAACCTTCATCGTGCACGCACGCATCGCCATTCTCGAAGGGCTCTCGCCCAAGGAAAACCGCGAGATTCCGCCGCTGCGCTACGAGGTGGTCCACCAGCTCAAGCGTGATTTCCCCCAGCTGGAGATCATTATCAATGGTGGCCTGGTCGACATCGAAACCATCCGGACCGAGCTTGAGCTGGTCGACGGCACGATGGTTGGAAGGGAGGCCTATCACAATCCCTATCTGCTGGCCGATGTCGATCGATTACTGTTTGGCGACGACGCGCCGGTCCTCAGCCGTCTCGATGTGCTTCGCGCGATGCGCCCCTACATAGCCAGGCATCTGGCAAGCGGCGGTCAGATGCACCATGTCACCCGGCATATGCTTGGCCTGTTCCAAGGGCTGCCCGGTGCGCGGCATTTCCGCCGCCAACTCAGTAGCGAAATCCACCGCCGCCAGGACCCTCTCGGGCTGTTCGACGAACTGATCAGCGAGATGAGCGCCCGTCTGGAGCAGCGGGATTGCCCCGCCTGA
- a CDS encoding D-serine ammonia-lyase, producing the protein MLKTHLLDTLSRREPTLWINPRHDMLQETFPPEAVDQAADRFDRAGALLSRTIEVLKGSDGLVESPLLDAEPLRAALDGKGRWLLKADHRMPLAGSVKARGGFHEVLVYAERVAHRLGWDGKDFGELAGDQWRSRFESHRLIVGSTGNLGISIGLLSRALGFKAQVHMSRDASEWKKQLLRDKGAEVVEHSGDYAKAVQAGRREAESDPAAHFVDDERSELLFAGYAVAGRRLAEQLTDQRIEVSRERPLVVYLPCGVGGAPGGITYGLKQVFGDSVHCWFAEPVASPSVLAQLASGLETPVSVYDVGLDNQTLADGLAVAQASMLAATCMASRLAGVFTVADESLPDYLRLAWDKLGERLEPSAAAGFAGPRWLAETEAGRSWCKANEVNLDSATHVLWSTGGGLVPAEVFDEWLQG; encoded by the coding sequence ATGCTCAAAACGCATTTATTGGATACGTTGTCCCGGCGCGAACCCACTCTCTGGATCAATCCGCGCCATGACATGCTCCAGGAGACATTCCCTCCGGAAGCAGTCGACCAGGCTGCTGACCGTTTTGACCGCGCGGGAGCGCTTCTGTCGCGCACGATCGAGGTCCTGAAGGGAAGCGACGGACTGGTGGAATCGCCTCTGCTTGATGCCGAGCCGCTACGCGCAGCTCTGGACGGCAAGGGGCGCTGGCTATTGAAAGCGGACCACCGGATGCCGCTGGCTGGATCGGTCAAGGCCCGGGGCGGGTTCCATGAAGTGCTGGTTTACGCCGAACGCGTTGCGCACAGATTGGGTTGGGATGGGAAAGACTTCGGCGAGCTGGCCGGTGATCAGTGGCGCAGCCGCTTCGAATCTCACCGTCTGATCGTCGGTAGCACCGGCAATCTGGGGATCAGCATCGGTCTGCTGTCTAGGGCACTGGGCTTCAAGGCGCAGGTGCATATGTCTCGTGACGCGAGCGAGTGGAAAAAGCAGCTGCTGCGCGACAAGGGCGCCGAAGTCGTCGAGCACTCAGGTGACTATGCGAAGGCCGTGCAGGCCGGGCGCCGCGAGGCAGAGTCCGACCCGGCGGCGCACTTTGTCGATGATGAGCGCTCCGAGCTGCTCTTTGCCGGTTACGCAGTAGCTGGCCGGCGCCTCGCTGAGCAGCTCACTGATCAGCGGATCGAGGTGTCCCGTGAACGGCCGCTAGTCGTTTATCTGCCCTGTGGAGTGGGCGGGGCGCCAGGCGGAATTACCTATGGATTGAAACAGGTTTTCGGTGATTCGGTGCACTGCTGGTTTGCCGAGCCTGTCGCCTCGCCGAGCGTGCTGGCTCAGCTGGCTTCAGGCCTCGAGACGCCTGTTTCCGTGTATGACGTAGGGCTGGACAATCAGACGCTCGCCGACGGTCTGGCGGTGGCGCAGGCGTCGATGCTGGCGGCAACATGCATGGCCAGCCGATTGGCCGGAGTGTTCACCGTGGCCGACGAATCATTGCCGGACTATCTTCGATTGGCATGGGACAAACTGGGTGAGCGACTGGAACCGTCTGCCGCGGCGGGCTTTGCGGGCCCGCGATGGCTTGCCGAAACCGAGGCGGGGCGGTCGTGGTGCAAGGCAAACGAAGTGAACCTGGATAGCGCGACGCACGTGCTCTGGAGCACCGGAGGCGGACTGGTGCCAGCGGAGGTGTTCGATGAGTGGCTGCAGGGGTAG